The following are from one region of the Phaenicophaeus curvirostris isolate KB17595 unplaced genomic scaffold, BPBGC_Pcur_1.0 scaffold_297, whole genome shotgun sequence genome:
- the UBE2S gene encoding LOW QUALITY PROTEIN: ubiquitin-conjugating enzyme E2 S (The sequence of the model RefSeq protein was modified relative to this genomic sequence to represent the inferred CDS: deleted 1 base in 1 codon), with translation MEPRGAAWQNSNVENLPPHILRLVYRELATLSADPPAGIKLFPNEEDVTDVQVAIEGPEGTPYAGGVFRMKLVLGKEFPASPPKGFFLTKIFHPNVGPGGEICVNVLKRDWRAELGLRHVLLTIKCLLIHPNPESALNEEAGRLLLEDYEGYAARARLLTEIHARGPPRAPQEASGAASGSPPAPPDGPSPKKHAGEKKNPEKKKKNDKKRALRRL, from the exons GAGCCTCGCGGTGCCGCTTGGCAG aattccaACGTGGAGAACCTGCCCCCCCACATCTTACGCCTCGTTTATCGGGAGCTGGCGACGCTCAGCGCCGACCCCCCCGCCGGCATCAAACTTTTTCCTAACGAG GAAGACGTCACCGACGTCCAAGTCGCCATCGAAGGGCCCG agGGCACCCCCTACGCCGGGGGCGTTTTCCGGATGAAGCTGGTGCTGGGAAAGGAATTTCCAGCCTCCCCCCCGAAAGGTTTTTTCCTCACCAAGATCTTTCACCCCAACGTGGGACCCGGCGGCGAGATCTGCGTCAACGTCCTCAAAAGGGACTGGAGGGCCGAGCTGGGGCTGCGGCACGTCCTGCTG acAATCAAGTGCCTCCTGATCCACCCGAACCCCGAATCGGCTCTGAACGAGGAAGCGGGGCGGCTGCTCCTCGAGGATTACGAGGGTTACGCCGCTCGAGCTCGACTTTTGACTGAAATCCACGCTCGgggccccccccgagccccccaagAAGCTTCGGGGGCGGCttcggggtcccccccggccccccccgacGGGCCGAGCCCCAAAAAACACGCCGGGGAGAAGAAAAACCccgagaaaaagaagaaaaacgaCAAGAAACGAGCGCTGAGGAGGCTTTAG